In one Corallococcus sp. EGB genomic region, the following are encoded:
- a CDS encoding L-erythro-3,5-diaminohexanoate dehydrogenase, whose protein sequence is MDTYGLSRVVGEKGVLPQRARKLDPSLPCREAELLIDVESLNIDAASFKQIKDDVGGDPARIASRIQDIVRERGKMQNPVTGSGGMLIGRVKELGPKHPARGVLQPGDRIATLVSLTLTPLVIEEVKAVHADIDRVDIRGHALLFASGIYAKLPADMPDTLSLAALDVCGAPALVARHVRPGMTVAVLGAGKSGALCLAQARRSLESRGKLLALDISQKALDALSGIGLCDEALKVDATQGVDVMEAVSKATHGQLCDLVVNCASVGNTEMASLLSVKDGGTVIFFSMATSFTTAALGAEGVGKDVTMLVGNGYVPHHATLTLDLLRTEPSLRQLFESRYV, encoded by the coding sequence ATGGATACCTACGGACTGTCGCGCGTCGTTGGAGAGAAGGGCGTGCTGCCGCAGCGCGCTCGCAAGCTGGACCCCTCGCTGCCGTGCCGCGAGGCGGAGCTGCTCATCGACGTGGAGAGCCTCAACATCGACGCCGCGTCCTTCAAGCAGATCAAGGACGACGTGGGCGGAGACCCCGCGCGCATCGCCTCCCGCATCCAGGACATCGTGCGCGAGCGCGGCAAGATGCAGAACCCCGTCACCGGCTCTGGCGGAATGCTCATCGGCCGCGTGAAGGAGCTGGGCCCCAAGCACCCCGCCAGGGGCGTGCTCCAGCCGGGCGACCGCATCGCCACGCTGGTGAGCCTGACGCTCACGCCGCTCGTCATCGAAGAAGTGAAGGCGGTGCACGCGGACATCGACCGCGTGGACATCCGCGGCCACGCGCTGCTCTTCGCGAGCGGCATCTACGCGAAGCTCCCAGCGGACATGCCGGACACGCTGTCGCTGGCGGCGCTAGACGTGTGCGGCGCGCCCGCGCTGGTGGCGCGCCACGTGCGCCCGGGCATGACGGTGGCGGTGCTGGGCGCGGGCAAGAGCGGCGCGCTGTGCCTGGCGCAGGCCCGCCGCAGCCTGGAGAGCCGCGGCAAGCTGCTGGCGCTCGACATCTCCCAGAAGGCGCTGGACGCGCTCTCCGGCATCGGCCTGTGCGACGAGGCCTTGAAGGTCGACGCCACCCAGGGCGTGGACGTGATGGAGGCCGTGTCGAAGGCGACCCACGGTCAGCTCTGCGACCTGGTGGTCAACTGCGCCAGCGTGGGCAACACGGAGATGGCGTCGCTGTTGTCCGTGAAGGACGGCGGCACCGTCATCTTCTTCTCCATGGCCACCAGCTTCACCACGGCGGCCCTGGGCGCGGAGGGCGTGGGCAAGGACGTCACCATGCTCGTGGGCAATGGCTACGTGCCCCACCACGCCACCCTCACGCTGGACCTCTTGCGCACCGAGCCGTCGCTGCGCCAGCTCTTCGAGTCCCGCTACGTCTAG
- a CDS encoding uracil-DNA glycosylase family protein, with protein sequence MNDDTPDSAQELADVLQDVRRHLLWQEETAGRALLVDAKVAAELQQQRAAASSVRTMIARTKAPEPAAAPPPPRPPAESPTRDALHAAMKQPLGAPRPPAAATPPPAAPRPLAPEAPAPRAAPAAGMLLDVPQSAPRYNGALPGVVEGERPTLDQIRRELGDCRRCKLCTGRKNIVFGSGNPRAELVFVGEGPGENEDLQGVPFVGAAGDLLTKMIGAMGFTRNDVYIANVVKCRPPGNRNPEPDEIAACEPFLRSQLLALQPKVIVALGKFAAQTLLRDTTPITRMRGQWRQYEGIQLMPTFHPAYLLRNSAEKRKAWEDLQQVMKLFGKHPGSSA encoded by the coding sequence GTGAACGACGACACGCCTGATTCCGCGCAGGAGCTGGCCGACGTGCTCCAGGACGTGCGCCGCCACCTCCTCTGGCAGGAGGAGACCGCGGGCCGCGCGCTCCTCGTCGACGCGAAGGTCGCCGCCGAGCTCCAGCAGCAGCGCGCCGCCGCCTCGTCCGTGCGGACGATGATCGCCCGGACGAAGGCGCCCGAGCCGGCCGCCGCCCCCCCGCCTCCCCGGCCACCCGCGGAGTCCCCCACGCGCGACGCCCTGCACGCCGCGATGAAGCAGCCCCTGGGCGCCCCCCGTCCACCGGCCGCCGCCACGCCGCCTCCCGCCGCGCCGCGCCCCCTGGCCCCCGAGGCTCCGGCCCCCCGGGCCGCGCCCGCCGCGGGGATGCTCCTGGACGTGCCCCAGTCCGCGCCCCGCTACAACGGCGCGCTGCCCGGCGTCGTGGAGGGCGAACGCCCCACGCTGGATCAGATCCGCCGCGAGCTGGGCGACTGCCGCCGCTGCAAGCTGTGCACGGGCCGCAAGAACATCGTGTTCGGCTCCGGCAACCCCCGCGCGGAGCTGGTGTTCGTGGGCGAGGGCCCCGGTGAGAACGAGGACCTCCAGGGCGTGCCCTTCGTGGGCGCCGCGGGCGACCTGCTCACCAAGATGATCGGCGCCATGGGCTTCACGCGCAACGACGTCTACATCGCCAACGTCGTGAAGTGCCGCCCGCCCGGCAACCGCAACCCGGAGCCGGATGAGATCGCCGCGTGCGAGCCCTTCCTGCGCTCGCAGCTGCTCGCGCTCCAGCCGAAGGTCATCGTCGCGCTGGGCAAGTTCGCGGCGCAGACGCTGCTCCGGGACACCACCCCCATCACCCGCATGCGGGGCCAATGGCGCCAGTACGAGGGCATCCAGCTCATGCCCACCTTCCACCCCGCGTACCTCCTGCGCAACAGCGCGGAGAAGCGCAAGGCGTGGGAGGACCTGCAACAGGTGATGAAGCTGTTCGGCAAGCACCCGGGCTCCAGCGCATAG
- a CDS encoding esterase family protein, translating to MKGVLETREVQSPALENNPLGDPARRRLTVYLPPGYAEGTQRYAVVYFLHAFGNGGGSWTNASGFSPTVPDRLDALIAQGAIPPVIGVFPDAWTKLGGSQWVNSDAIGRYRDYLVKDIVGFVDKTFRTQPRAASRAVVGHSSGGYGALVMGRYHPEVFSLVGAHAPDSYFEYSYMPDLPKAATALMKAGGVEAWVTDLRQRASATKVRGDDFPVINILAMAAAYSPKKGEPLNLELPFEQHNAKLRLDVWNRWLVHDPVRFVPKFMDSFRKLKTVYLDAGTRDEFNLRWGTRMVADDLKAGGVDVAHEEFEDGHSGVSYRFERSLSVLVPLLARD from the coding sequence ATGAAGGGCGTGCTCGAGACGCGTGAAGTGCAGTCCCCCGCGCTGGAGAACAACCCGCTGGGAGATCCGGCCCGCCGCCGGCTCACCGTGTACCTGCCGCCGGGCTACGCGGAGGGCACGCAGCGCTACGCCGTCGTCTACTTCCTGCACGCCTTCGGCAACGGCGGCGGCTCGTGGACCAACGCGTCCGGGTTCTCGCCCACCGTGCCGGACCGCCTGGACGCGCTCATCGCACAGGGCGCCATCCCGCCCGTCATCGGCGTCTTCCCGGACGCGTGGACGAAGCTGGGCGGCAGCCAGTGGGTGAACAGCGACGCCATCGGCCGCTACCGCGACTACCTGGTCAAGGACATCGTCGGGTTCGTGGACAAGACCTTCCGCACGCAGCCCAGGGCCGCGTCGCGCGCGGTGGTGGGCCACAGCTCCGGCGGCTATGGCGCGCTGGTGATGGGCCGGTACCACCCGGAGGTCTTCTCCCTGGTGGGCGCGCACGCGCCGGATTCCTACTTCGAATACTCGTACATGCCGGACCTGCCCAAGGCGGCCACCGCGCTCATGAAGGCCGGCGGCGTGGAGGCGTGGGTGACGGACCTGCGCCAGCGCGCGAGCGCCACCAAGGTGCGCGGCGACGACTTCCCGGTCATCAACATCCTGGCCATGGCGGCGGCCTACTCCCCCAAGAAGGGCGAGCCGCTCAACCTGGAGCTGCCCTTCGAGCAGCACAACGCGAAGCTGCGCCTGGACGTGTGGAACCGGTGGCTCGTGCACGACCCCGTGCGCTTCGTGCCCAAGTTCATGGACTCCTTCCGCAAGCTGAAGACGGTCTACCTGGACGCTGGCACGCGCGACGAGTTCAACCTGCGCTGGGGCACGCGCATGGTGGCGGATGACCTGAAGGCCGGCGGCGTGGACGTGGCGCACGAGGAGTTCGAGGACGGACACTCGGGCGTGTCGTACCGCTTCGAGCGGTCGCTGTCGGTGCTGGTGCCGCTGCTGGCGCGGGACTGA
- a CDS encoding glycosyl hydrolase family 18 protein has translation MVLALAVMLSGCDFGGGPDKPAPPLTPPEAPKQVVAQAGDASALVTWTVPPGDGGSPLLYYVVRCVPECGGALVKVPDTQATVLGLNNGFTYVFKVSAVNAFGEGPASVETDLVTPKAGMSIPNPTVPGQPRSVVPTAGNGQAYVSWLAPASYGGRPLSYFKVMVEPGGRVQRVEAPASGTLIEDLANGTAYAFTVCAANEMGEGPCSRQTAQVTPRPGGAPTSWVMGYWVGYQRDLYPVEAVDMSLLTHIVVGRIRPRIDGTLYTDFDVDAVEGPKLARALAERAHAAGKKALLMLGGMGEYDGFKGATETLEKRRNLVRNIINTMHELQFDGVDLDWEPILLPQDSAPLLALLDDLRAADENIILTVPVGWVNSNFTLGKVDAEFHRQLAARVDQMNVMAYKMSGHWGQWESWHSSALFGETPGHPSSVASSVQAFLDAGVPAQRVGVGVGFFGTCWKGITEPGTPLDGRGGIVEEQSDNAMSYANIQSLYYSPEAYRWDAVAKAPYLSFPTAYGPQSCNYISYEDVASVSEKGRWAREKGLGGSIIWTINQGHMPRTLAGGSGSKDPLMQAVHTAFLKP, from the coding sequence GTGGTTCTGGCCCTCGCGGTGATGTTGAGCGGTTGCGACTTTGGCGGCGGGCCGGACAAGCCCGCTCCGCCCCTGACGCCTCCTGAAGCGCCGAAGCAGGTCGTCGCGCAGGCGGGGGACGCGTCCGCGCTGGTGACGTGGACGGTGCCTCCCGGTGATGGCGGCAGCCCGCTGCTCTACTACGTGGTGCGCTGCGTGCCCGAGTGCGGCGGCGCGCTGGTGAAGGTGCCGGACACGCAGGCCACGGTGCTCGGGCTGAACAACGGCTTCACCTACGTCTTCAAGGTCTCCGCGGTGAACGCCTTCGGCGAGGGCCCGGCCTCCGTGGAGACGGACCTGGTGACGCCGAAGGCGGGCATGAGCATCCCGAACCCCACCGTGCCGGGACAGCCGCGCTCGGTGGTGCCCACCGCGGGCAATGGCCAGGCGTACGTCAGCTGGCTGGCGCCCGCGAGCTACGGCGGCCGGCCGCTGTCGTACTTCAAGGTGATGGTGGAGCCGGGCGGCCGGGTGCAGCGGGTGGAGGCCCCCGCGTCCGGCACGCTGATCGAAGACCTGGCCAACGGCACCGCGTACGCGTTCACCGTCTGCGCCGCCAACGAGATGGGAGAAGGCCCCTGCTCGCGGCAGACGGCGCAGGTGACGCCGCGTCCGGGCGGTGCGCCCACGAGCTGGGTGATGGGCTACTGGGTGGGCTACCAGCGCGACCTGTACCCGGTGGAGGCGGTGGACATGTCCCTGCTCACGCACATCGTGGTGGGCCGCATCCGCCCGCGCATCGACGGCACGCTCTACACCGACTTCGACGTGGACGCCGTGGAGGGCCCCAAGCTGGCCCGGGCATTGGCGGAGCGCGCGCACGCGGCCGGCAAGAAGGCGCTGCTGATGCTGGGCGGCATGGGCGAGTACGACGGCTTCAAGGGCGCGACGGAGACGCTGGAGAAGCGCCGCAACCTGGTGCGCAACATCATCAACACGATGCACGAGCTGCAGTTCGACGGCGTGGACCTGGACTGGGAGCCCATCCTCCTGCCGCAGGACAGCGCGCCGCTCCTGGCGCTGCTGGACGACCTGCGCGCCGCGGACGAGAACATCATCCTCACGGTGCCGGTGGGCTGGGTGAACAGCAACTTCACGCTGGGCAAGGTGGACGCGGAGTTCCACCGCCAGCTGGCGGCCCGCGTCGATCAGATGAACGTCATGGCCTACAAGATGAGCGGCCACTGGGGACAGTGGGAGAGCTGGCACTCCAGCGCGCTCTTCGGCGAGACGCCCGGACACCCCAGCTCCGTCGCCAGCTCCGTGCAGGCGTTCCTGGACGCGGGCGTGCCCGCGCAGCGCGTGGGCGTGGGCGTGGGCTTCTTCGGCACGTGCTGGAAGGGCATCACGGAGCCGGGCACCCCGCTGGACGGGCGCGGCGGCATCGTGGAGGAGCAGAGCGACAACGCGATGAGCTACGCGAACATCCAGTCGCTCTACTACTCGCCGGAGGCGTACCGCTGGGACGCCGTCGCCAAGGCGCCCTACCTGTCCTTCCCCACGGCGTACGGCCCGCAGTCCTGCAACTACATCTCCTACGAGGACGTCGCGTCCGTGTCGGAGAAGGGCCGCTGGGCGCGGGAGAAGGGCCTGGGCGGCAGCATCATCTGGACCATCAACCAGGGCCACATGCCCAGGACCCTGGCGGGCGGCTCCGGTTCCAAGGATCCGCTGATGCAGGCCGTGCACACGGCCTTCCTCAAGCCCTAG